A genomic region of Miscanthus floridulus cultivar M001 chromosome 3, ASM1932011v1, whole genome shotgun sequence contains the following coding sequences:
- the LOC136542057 gene encoding cellulose synthase-like protein E6, whose amino-acid sequence MERLFATEKHGGRALYRLHAITVFLGICLLLCYRAAHVPAAGTGRAAWLGMLAAELWFAFYWVITQSVRWCPIRRRTFVDRLAARFGERLPCVDIFVCTADPQSEPPSLVVATVLSLMAYNYPPEKLRVYLSDDGGSILTFYGMWEISAFAKHWLPFCRRYNIEPRSPAAYFAASDKPHDPHALEEWSLVKDLYEEMTERIDSAARLGKVPKEIKVKHKGFSEWNTGITSKDHHPIVQILIDGKNSNAVDNEGNVLPTLVYMAREKRPQYHHNFKAGAMNALIRVSSVISNSPIIMNVDCDMYSNNSDSIRDAMCFFLDEEMGHKIAFVQYPQNYNNMTKNNIYGNSLDVINEVELSGLDTWGGPLYIGTGCFHRRETLCGRRFTKDYKEDWDRGIKTEHCIDKTEEKAKSLATCTYEHNTQWGDEMGLKYGCPVEDVITGLAIHCRGWKSVYSNPPRAGFIGVGPTTLAQTILQHKRWSEGNFTIFVSKYCPFLFGHGKTKLPHQMGYSIYGLWAPNSLPTLYYAVIPSLCLLKGTPLFPEIMSPWIAPFIYVSVVKNIYSAYEALSCGETLRGWWNGQRMWMVKRITSYLYGVIDTIRKVLGLSKMGFVVSPKVSDEDESKRYEQEIMEFGTSSSEYVIIATIALLNLVCLVGGLYQILASGESKMALHVFFLQVILCGVLVIINVPIYEAMFLRKDRGRIPFSVTLASIGFVMLALFVPFF is encoded by the exons ATGGAGAGGCTGTTCGCCACGGAGAAGCACGGAGGCAGGGCGCTCTACAGGCTCCACGCCATCACGGTGTTCCTGGGGATATGCCTGCTGCTCTGCTACAGGGCGGCGCACGTCCCGGCGGCCGGCACCGGCAGGGCGGCGTGGCTGGGGATGCTCGCGGCGGAGCTGTGGTTCGCCTTCTACTGGGTCATCACGCAGTCCGTGCGCTGGTGCCCCATCCGCCGCCGCACCTTCGTGGACAGGCTCGCCGCCAG ATTTGGAGAACGGCTACCCTGTGTGGACATCTTCGTATGCACAGCGGACCCGCAATCGGAGCCACCAAGCCTTGTCGTGGCCACAGTCCTGTCACTCATGGCATACAACTACCCACCTGAGAAGCTACGCGTGTACCTCTCAGACGACGGGGGCTCCATTCTCACTTTCTACGGCATGTGGGAGATCTCCGCCTTCGCAAAGCACTGGCTTCCATTCTGCAGGAGATACAACATTGAGCCACGCTCACCGGCCGCCTACTTTGCGGCGTCGGATAAGCCTCATGATCCACACGCCTTAGAAGAGTGGTCATTGGTCAAA GACCTCTATGAAGAAATGACAGAGCGAATCGATTCCGCGGCTAGGTTGGGCAAGGTTCCTAAAGAAATCAAAGTAAAACATAAAGGATTTTCAGAGTGGAATACAGGTATTACCTCAAAAGATCACCACCCAATTGTTCAG ATTCTGATAGATGGGAAGAACAGCAATGCAGTTGACAATGAAGGAAATGTACTGCCAACACTGGTGTACATGGCACGAGAGAAGAGGCCTCAATACCACCATAACTTCAAAGCTGGGGCAATGAACGCTCTG ATAAGGGTGTCATCAGTGATAAGCAATAGCCCTATCATCATGAATGTGGACTGCGATATGTATTCAAACAATAGCGATTCAATTAGAGATGCTATGTGCTTCTTCCTTGATGAAGAAATGGGTCACAAAATCGCATTTGTGCAGTACCCTCAGAACTACAACAATATGACCAAGAACAACATATATGGTAACTCCCTCGATGTCATCAATGAG GTGGAGTTGAGCGGTCTGGACACTTGGGGTGGCCCATTATATATTGGCACTGGATGCTTCCATAGAAGGGAGACCCTATGCGGCAGGAGGTTCACCAAAGACTACAAGGAAGACTGGGACAGAGGAATCAAGACAGAGCACTGCATAGACAAGACTGAAGAGAAAGCAAAGTCGTTAGCAACTTGCACCTACGAACATAACACGCAGTGGGGAGATGAGATGGGATTGAAATATGGCTGTCCAGTGGAAGATGTCATCACCGGACTGGCAATACATTGCAGAGGATGGAAGTCGGTCTATAGCAATCCCCCAAGAGCAGGATTTATCGGTGTAGGGCCAACAACACTTGCTCAGACAATACTGCAACACAAGCGATGGAGCGAGGGTAATTTCACTATTTTTGTTTCAAAGTACTGCCCCTTCTTGTTTGGGCATGGAAAAACCAAGTTACCACATCAAATGGGCTACTCAATCTACGGTTTATGGGCACCAAACTCACTGCCTACGTTGTATTATGCTGTCATCCCTTCACTATGCCTACTCAAGGGCACCCCCTTGTTCCCTGAG ATAATGAGCCCGTGGATCGCACCTTTCATATATGTCTCAGTTGTGAAGAATATCTACAGCGCATATGAGGCATTATCATGTGGAGAAACATTGAGAGGATGGTGGAATGGACAAAGGATGTGGATGGTCAAAAGAATAACCTCGTACCTCTACGGCGTCATTGACACCATCAGGAAGGTGTTAGGACTGTCAAAGATGGGGTTTGTAGTTTCACCAAAGGTAAGCGATGAAGATGAATCCAAAAGGTATGAGCAAGAAATCATGGAATTCGGAACGTCGTCGTCGGAATACGTGATCATCGCAACCATTGCACTCCTCAACCTTGTGTGCCTGGTGGGAGGACTATATCAAATCCTGGCAAGTGGCGAGAGTAAAATGGCATTGCATGTATTTTTCCTCCAGGTCATTCTCTGTGGGGTGCTAGTGATCATCAACGTCCCAATCTATGAAGCAATGTTTCTCAGGAAGGACAGAGGGAGAATACCGTTCTCAGTCACACTAGCCTCCATTGGCTTTGTGATGTTGGCCCTCTTTGTGCCATTCTTTTGA